Sequence from the Corallococcus soli genome:
AGCGCGTCCGTCACGCCCTTCACCTGGTCCTCGTCGCAGTCGGGGCACACCGTGCGCGCCGCGCTCCGCATGGACCCGGTCGCCTGCGCCACACCCGTGGGCGCCACCTGCGCGCGGGAGAAGAGCAGGCCCGTGGGCGCCATGGCGCCGTAGGGGCTGGTGCCCTGGGACTGGAAGGGCGGCAGGGGCAGCTTCGTCGCCGTGCCCTCCACCTTCAGCCCGTTGGCCGTGCCGTCCAGCCCGAAGACGCCCTGCTGCGTGGCCACGTACAGCACCCCGGGCACCGCGGCCATCCGCGCGTCCGCGGCCGGCGCCTTCGTGACGAGCTTCGTCGCTTCCTTGCGCAGGGCCGTGTCCTCGTCCGCGCTCAGGAAGGCGCAGGCCTCCTGGCCCTTGATGACGTAGCCCGCGTAGCCGCCCAGGCCGGTGGGCGCACGCAGCGTCGTCACGCCCTTCACCGTGCCCGCCTTCACGTCGCCGTTGCGCGCGAGCACGTTCGCGGACGCTTCCTGGAACACCTTCGCGTCCTTCACCCGCGTGCACGCCAGGCGCCCGTCCTGAAGGATGGACACGGACAGCGGCCCCGTCGCGTCGATGCCCAGCGCCTCCAGCGACTCCGGCCGCGTCGGGTCCAGCGGGAGGAACGGGTGCAGCTCCCCCCGCCACGACGCGGGGTTGAGCATCTGCGAGGACGCCCCCGCGCGCGTCATGAACGCGGTCAGCCCCTGGAGCTGGTCGAACTGGGGGACGTGGAGGACCGTCACCGTGGAGGCGGCGACGCGGGGCGCGGGTGCGGCCGCCAGGGTGGCGGCAAGGGCGAGGGCGAGCATCCCCCCAAGTGAGAGCACCCCACCGCCCCTGTCAAGGCACTCCGGCCCCGGACGCCCTCCACCAACGCCCGCCACCTGGCTCCGGTGACGACTAGAGGCGCCCCGCGTTGGCCCAGTCGATCATCCGCTCCGCCAGCTCCTCCGCGTTGCGGCGCAGGTAGGCGAGCTGCAACACCTCGTCGTCCGTGGTCGCCTGCGCCATCCGGACCCGCAGCCCGTCCGCGAAGCGCACCACTTGGCCGATGCTCAGGGCGCCCCGGTCCTCCAGCGCCCCGGCGAAGCGCGCCACGTCCGCCTCCACCCCGAAGCCCTCCGCCAGCAGCGCCTCCACCAGCGCCGCGCGGGCCACCCGGTGCTCATGGCCCCGAGGGTCCTGCAACTGCCGTCGCCAGGGCTGCGCCTCCCACCCCGTTCGGGCGGCGTCCCCCGGGGACTCCCGCACCCCGGCCGGGTCCGAACGCCGCTCCTGCACCCGCTGCGACTCAATGGCTCGGATCATCAGTGCCCCCTCTCCACCACGGGCTCCGTCTCCAGGCATGACCGACATCGAGCCTCCGGTCCGCGAGCCGTCCTCGCGGCCTGGGGGCCTCTGGTTCCCCATGGAAAACGCTTGAGCCCCGATTTCTTGACCGCCCCGGAGGCGTGTCGGACGCGCCAGTCTTCGACACCCCCGCCGGTGGGAAGACCCTTCTCGCTCGCTGGGATTCCGAGAGGTTGCGTCGGTCCTGTCAGGTCTTTCCAGGGTCATCCCTTTATCTTGTCGGGCCCGGTATTTCGTGGATCGCCCGGCGTGCGTCACGGCGGGGCAGGCGCGTGTTCAGGGTGGGACAGAGGGCTGCCCCGAGGACGGATGGGCCAGGTCCGGGAACTCCAGCATCGTGCGGAGTCCGGGTCTTGAGGGTGGGGCGTCCGGCCCATGCCTTCGGGACCTTCACAGGCCTTCCGGGGGGATTGCCATGTTGAACCTGCTCGACCTGCCTCGTCAGGCGTTGATGGACCTGCGCTCGCGTATCAGCCACCTGCCGCTGGTGTCCCAGCTCCAGCGCCGGCATTCGCCCAACAGCCTCACCTTGTCGAGCCCCGCGCCACAGGACTTGATGCTGGCCGATTCGCAGCGCGTGGAGACCTGGCGCCGGGCGGTGGAGCGCTACGTGCGTCCGAACCAGGTGGTGGTGGACGTGGAGGCTGGCACGGGCCTGCGGACCTTCCTCGCCGCGCACCAGCACCCGCGCAAGCTGTACGCGGTGGACGATTCGCGCCTGCTGGACACCGCGCAGTGGGTGGCCCGCCGCAACGGGCTGGAGCACATCGACTTCGTGCGCGAGCCCTCGAGGCACTTCCAGCCCGCGGAGAAGGCGGACGTGCTGCTGCACGAGCTGCTGGGCGACGCGCTCTTCGACGCGGGGCTCGTGCCCCGGATGCTGGACCTGCGCTCGCGCGTGCTCAAGCCCGGCGGCCGCATCCTCCCCAACCGCTTCGAGGTCTTCGTGGAGCCGGTGCAGCTTCGCGAGGAGGCGTGCGTCCCCTTCATCTGGACGCAGCAGTTGCCCCACGTGGACTTCCGCTGCCTCCAGTCGCTGCGCGAGGCGATGAGCCCGTCGTACTTCACGCGGCTGGTGCGCTCGTACGAAGTGGACCACCTGCTGTGTGAGCCGGAGGTCGCGTTCAGCTTCGACCTGGAGACGATGCGCGCGGACGGCCTGCCTTCGCGCGTGCGCGTCCGGCGGCCGGTGGAGGAGGACGGCCGGGTGGATGGCTTCTGCCTGTTCTACAAGGTCGCCTTCGACTCCGAGCTGGACTTCACCGTGTCCCCGCTGCGCGAGCGCAACGCCTCGGCGATGACGCTGCTGCGCGTGGAGCCGCGCGAGTTCAGCCGCTACGAGACGCTGGAGTTCGAGCTGGAGCTGCCCAACCCGTCGGATCCGCGCACCTGGCGGTGGCAGTTCACCTGACGGCAGTGCGGCGGGCCGGAGTGATGGCCGGTGGACAGGCGTCCTGCCTCCGGGTGTCGCTGGATGTGGGACTGCCTAGCTTGCAGTACGCATGCGACCGTCCCGCCTCCTCGTCCTGCTCCTCGTCTTAAGCGTCGCGCTGCCCGCCGCTGCCCAGGCCCCGCGCACGGTGGCCGGGGTGTGTGGCCGGACCAACTGGGTCTGTGTGTCGGAGTGCATTGACGCGGAGTGTGTCGACAAGTGCCTGCGGGAGGGCTGTGAGGCATCGCTCGACCGGCTGAAGTCCTGCACCAGCAAGGCCGCGTGCGCGCCGGACGACACGAAGTGCGCGGCCTCGTCCTGCGGGCTGACGTGTGAGCGGGCCTTCGAGCCCGCGCCGAAGAGTCCGGAGAAGCCGGTGGAGGACCCCTGCGAGGGGCCGAAGGCGGTCCAGGGCACGGCGGTGCCGGCGGAGCTGGTGGGCACGTGGGTGCTGTCCGCGGCGAGCCTCCCGGACGTGGAGCAGGGCAGGGAGGACCGCCTGGAGGTGCAGCCGCGTTCGGACTACGCGCGGTCGCTGCGGCTGACGCCGAAGGGGTGCTTCGTGCTGCGCACCAAGCTGGATGACGCGACGCTCGGACGGGGCAGCACGTTGGAGGTGCGCGCCTGGGGACGGGTGGAGCTGAAGGGCAAGGACCGGCTGGTGCTGCGCACGCAGGACGGACAGGCGCTGGGGCCGGTGTGCGGCAAGGAGCGCGTGGTGCCGCTGGCCAAGGGGAAGTTCAAGGGCGGCGACTACACGTACGCCATCGAGGAGGAGGACTCGCTCATCCTGACGGTGCCGGGCGCCACGCGGCAGACCTTCCAGTTCGAGCGTGAGAAGCCCCAGGCCCCAGAGCCGCCGCCCAAGCCGTAGCGGGGCGGGGCCTTGGGCCTTGCTCGGAGGGGGCGCGCGGGTGAGAAGGACGCCATGGCAGGCCGCGAGCGGATGGGAAGCATGGACGCGGCGTGGCTCCAGATGGAGGAGCCCGCGAACCTGATGATGATCACCGCGGTGCTGTGGTTCGACGGTCCCCTGGACCGCGAGCGGCTGCGCGCGGTGGTCCGCGAGCGCCTGGTGGAGCGCTACCCGCGCTTCCGTCAGCGCGCGGTGCCGGGAGCTCTGGGCGCGCCGCACTGGGAGGACGTGGCGGACTTCGACCTGGACGCGCACCTGTCCACGCTGCGCGTGCCGGCCACGGGAGGACGCGCGGCGCTGGAGGCGGTGGTGGGGGACTGGCTGGGCGTGCCGCTGGAGCGCTCCCGGCCGCTGTGGCACCTGCACGTCGTGAAGGGCGCGGCGCGCGGTGACGTGCTGCTGGCGCGGCTGCACCACTGCATGGCGGACGGCATCGCGCTCGCGCGGGTGCTGCTGTCGCTCACGGAGCCGGTGGAGGGGGCGGTTCGTGAGCGGAGCGCGCCTGGCGGGGAGGCACGGGAGGTGTCGGCGCGTGAGGATGGCGCGGGCACTCCGGCGGGCCCGGATCCGGCGGGCGTGCGGCCTCTCGCGCGGGATGACGAGGCTCGCGCGGATTCGCGGACTGGGGACCGGGACGCGCCCGTGCAAACGGTCGCGGAGCTCTCCGCGCTCCGGGATGAGGAGGCTCGCGCCTCGGAACCCTCTGTGCTCCAGGATGACGAGCCCCGTAGTCCTTCGCGGACGCGTGAGCGCGAAGCGCCCGTGCGCTCGGGTGCGGAGTCGCTGCGCGCGCCGGGATGGCTGCGGCTGGCCCGGGGGGCGCGGGCTGCCCTGCGCAAGGGCGCGGAGCTGGTGCAGGAGCCCATCCTCGCGGGTGACCTGGTGCGCGATGGCGCGCGGGGCGTGGCGGCGCTGGGGAAGCTGCTCGGATTGCCTCCCGACCCCCGCTCTCCCCTGCGGGGGCCGCTGGGGACGCGGAAGGTCGCCGCCTGGTCGGAGCCGGTGTCCCTGGCGCGGGTGAAGGCCGTGGGCCAGACGCTCGGGGGCACGGTGAACGACGTGCTGCTCACGGCGGTGACGGGCGCGCTGCGGCGCTACCTCGCGGCGGTGGACGCCCCACTGCGGGACGTGCACGCGCTGGTGCCGGTGAACCTGCGGCCCCTGGATGAGCCCGTGCCCAGGGAGCTGGGCAACCGCTTCGGCGTCGTGTTCCTTCGGCTGCCCGTCCACCTGGAGGACCCTCGCCGCCGGCTTCGTGAAGTGGCGAAGCGGATGGAAGCCCTCAAGCGCTCACCCGAGGCCGTGGTGACGTCCGGCGTGCTGGAGTTGCTCGGGCGCACCCCGGCCGCGCTGGAGCGCGCCGTCGTGGACGTGATGGGCACCAAGGCGTCGCTCGTCGCCACCAACGTGCCGGGACCGCGCCAGCCGGTGTCGCTGGCGGGAGCGCGGCTCGACGGGCTCACGTTCTGGGTGCCCCAGGCCGGCCACGTAGGG
This genomic interval carries:
- a CDS encoding WS/DGAT domain-containing protein, giving the protein MAGRERMGSMDAAWLQMEEPANLMMITAVLWFDGPLDRERLRAVVRERLVERYPRFRQRAVPGALGAPHWEDVADFDLDAHLSTLRVPATGGRAALEAVVGDWLGVPLERSRPLWHLHVVKGAARGDVLLARLHHCMADGIALARVLLSLTEPVEGAVRERSAPGGEAREVSAREDGAGTPAGPDPAGVRPLARDDEARADSRTGDRDAPVQTVAELSALRDEEARASEPSVLQDDEPRSPSRTREREAPVRSGAESLRAPGWLRLARGARAALRKGAELVQEPILAGDLVRDGARGVAALGKLLGLPPDPRSPLRGPLGTRKVAAWSEPVSLARVKAVGQTLGGTVNDVLLTAVTGALRRYLAAVDAPLRDVHALVPVNLRPLDEPVPRELGNRFGVVFLRLPVHLEDPRRRLREVAKRMEALKRSPEAVVTSGVLELLGRTPAALERAVVDVMGTKASLVATNVPGPRQPVSLAGARLDGLTFWVPQAGHVGLGVSLFSYAGQVTVGVASDAARVPDPGALVAAFIEEVEALAAVAP
- a CDS encoding class I SAM-dependent methyltransferase; translated protein: MLNLLDLPRQALMDLRSRISHLPLVSQLQRRHSPNSLTLSSPAPQDLMLADSQRVETWRRAVERYVRPNQVVVDVEAGTGLRTFLAAHQHPRKLYAVDDSRLLDTAQWVARRNGLEHIDFVREPSRHFQPAEKADVLLHELLGDALFDAGLVPRMLDLRSRVLKPGGRILPNRFEVFVEPVQLREEACVPFIWTQQLPHVDFRCLQSLREAMSPSYFTRLVRSYEVDHLLCEPEVAFSFDLETMRADGLPSRVRVRRPVEEDGRVDGFCLFYKVAFDSELDFTVSPLRERNASAMTLLRVEPREFSRYETLEFELELPNPSDPRTWRWQFT